One Chordicoccus furentiruminis DNA window includes the following coding sequences:
- a CDS encoding DDE-type integrase/transposase/recombinase, with the protein MSCRDGKLYISPIMDCFNGEIISLVMRSNMRKELCIDTFNAAAKRFPLNGAILHSDRGSQYTSEAFREKLSNAGVLQSLSGVNHCFDNARMESFFATLKKELLYRIPTYKMKMDEVKAIIFRYVFVYYNRIRIYTSNPDGLPPAAYRRHLEQPLAEAA; encoded by the coding sequence ATATCATGCCGTGATGGTAAATTATATATATCGCCGATAATGGATTGCTTCAATGGAGAGATAATTTCTCTGGTAATGCGAAGCAATATGCGCAAGGAACTGTGTATTGATACATTCAATGCCGCGGCTAAAAGGTTTCCGCTAAACGGAGCAATTCTGCATAGTGATCGAGGAAGCCAGTACACAAGCGAAGCATTTCGCGAGAAGCTCAGTAACGCGGGTGTTCTTCAGAGTCTCAGCGGTGTAAATCACTGTTTTGATAACGCCAGAATGGAAAGCTTCTTTGCAACCCTTAAAAAGGAACTCCTGTATAGGATTCCAACATACAAGATGAAGATGGATGAAGTTAAAGCAATCATCTTCAGGTATGTCTTTGTCTACTACAATCGGATAAGGATATACACTTCAAATCCGGATGGCCTTCCGCCGGCAGCTTACAGAAGACATCTGGAACAACCGTTAGCTGAAGCTGCATAA
- the tet(40) gene encoding tetracycline efflux MFS transporter Tet(40): MFAKNSKAYSVYLLFRFVCSLAVSMSTVLSIVYHLEVVQLDAFQLVLVGTVLETSCFLFEIPTGVVADLYSRRRSVLIGMFLYGLGFLMEGALPWFAPVLLAQVVWGCGDTFITGALEAWIASEEEDKPIDKVFLRGSQMGQIGGVLGVVLGTLLGNINLQMPVILGGSLCLLLGLVMVRIMPETNFSPAIEERQGLLKDFVCLFKLNLGFVKGAPVLLALLAITLCGGLASEGFDRLSTAHFLDDTVIPVIGPLNSVTWFGVISLIGRGLGILASQLLIARMEKKGTVSRTSVVMSTSAGYILFLVLFAVGRSFWFMLLVFLLAGLMRTIKEPVLAAWMNDHVDEKMRATVFSTSGQLDSFGQIIGGPIVGLVAQQVSIPWGLVCTAFLLLPALFLVPVAGKKRD; this comes from the coding sequence ATGTTTGCTAAAAATTCAAAGGCATATTCTGTCTACCTGCTGTTCCGATTTGTCTGTTCCCTGGCGGTTTCTATGTCCACAGTGCTTTCCATCGTGTACCACCTGGAGGTGGTGCAGCTGGATGCTTTCCAGCTTGTCCTGGTAGGGACGGTTCTGGAGACCTCCTGCTTTCTGTTCGAGATACCCACCGGTGTGGTGGCGGATTTGTATAGCCGTCGGCGCTCGGTGCTGATTGGAATGTTCCTCTACGGCCTGGGCTTTCTGATGGAGGGTGCGCTACCGTGGTTCGCGCCGGTTCTGCTGGCCCAGGTTGTCTGGGGTTGCGGTGATACCTTCATCACCGGCGCTCTGGAGGCGTGGATTGCCTCGGAGGAAGAGGACAAACCCATAGACAAGGTGTTCCTGCGGGGCAGTCAAATGGGGCAAATCGGCGGCGTTCTGGGCGTGGTGCTGGGCACACTGCTGGGAAACATAAACCTGCAAATGCCTGTCATCTTGGGGGGCAGTTTGTGCTTGTTGTTGGGGCTGGTGATGGTTCGCATCATGCCAGAAACCAACTTCTCCCCTGCTATTGAGGAACGGCAGGGCTTGCTTAAAGACTTTGTCTGCCTGTTCAAGCTCAACCTGGGCTTTGTGAAAGGCGCACCTGTGTTGCTGGCGCTCTTAGCAATCACACTATGCGGGGGACTTGCCAGTGAAGGCTTTGACCGGCTCTCCACCGCTCATTTTCTGGATGACACGGTAATACCCGTTATCGGGCCGCTGAACAGCGTCACTTGGTTCGGTGTTATCAGTCTTATCGGCAGAGGCTTAGGTATTCTGGCTTCTCAGTTGCTCATCGCCCGCATGGAGAAAAAAGGGACTGTCAGCCGAACCAGTGTGGTCATGTCCACCAGCGCCGGGTATATCCTGTTCCTGGTTCTCTTCGCGGTGGGGCGGAGCTTTTGGTTCATGTTGTTGGTGTTCCTGCTGGCGGGGCTTATGCGCACCATCAAGGAGCCTGTGCTGGCCGCCTGGATGAACGACCATGTGGATGAGAAAATGCGCGCCACAGTCTTTTCCACCAGCGGACAGCTGGACTCTTTCGGGCAGATCATCGGCGGGCCTATTGTGGGGCTGGTAGCCCAGCAGGTGTCCATACCCTGGGGGCTGGTCTGTACCGCTTTCCTGCTGTTGCCCGCGCTGTTCTTAGTGCCGGTGGCGGGAAAGAAGCGGGATTGA
- a CDS encoding Maff2 family mobile element protein gives MEFFNEAINVLQTLVIALGAGLGVWGVINLLEGYGNDNPGANAHVR, from the coding sequence ATGGAATTTTTCAATGAAGCGATCAATGTGTTGCAGACCCTCGTGATTGCCCTTGGTGCTGGTCTTGGCGTATGGGGCGTTATCAACCTGCTGGAAGGTTACGGAAACGACAACCCTGGTGCAAATGCTCATGTACGGTAA